A stretch of the Mycobacteroides immunogenum genome encodes the following:
- a CDS encoding GntR family transcriptional regulator: MPAEQSQVDRAYEQLSEEIIRGELVGGVHLSEVALAERLGVSRTPLRQAIQRLTLEGLVKTTPGRGAFVSELTLSEIANLFQVREALETYIARLHARAGDRSEFEGLRADFEAQQTILRTARRIEDHIDDCYALVARMDAALYDGIVNPYLDEAARAMRRNLRRIRQIARRTPVRMAATIEEHLAICQAIHAGDEDQAAKATAAHINNSFHNILGVIAADAGIPGTPR; this comes from the coding sequence GTGCCAGCCGAACAGAGCCAGGTTGATCGGGCCTACGAGCAGCTGTCGGAGGAGATCATCCGGGGCGAGCTGGTCGGCGGCGTTCATCTCAGTGAGGTCGCACTCGCCGAGCGCCTCGGCGTATCGCGGACACCCCTGCGACAGGCGATCCAGCGCCTGACATTGGAAGGTTTGGTCAAGACGACCCCGGGTAGGGGCGCATTCGTCAGCGAGCTGACACTGAGCGAGATCGCCAACCTATTTCAAGTGCGCGAAGCCCTGGAGACGTATATCGCACGATTGCACGCCCGAGCCGGTGACCGCAGCGAATTTGAGGGGCTCCGTGCCGATTTCGAAGCACAACAAACGATCCTGAGAACGGCCCGCAGGATCGAGGACCACATCGACGACTGCTACGCACTGGTGGCGCGGATGGACGCGGCGCTTTACGACGGGATCGTCAACCCGTACCTCGACGAAGCCGCCCGAGCCATGCGACGGAATCTCCGACGTATTCGCCAGATAGCACGACGCACACCGGTCCGCATGGCGGCGACCATCGAAGAACATCTGGCCATCTGCCAGGCGATCCATGCGGGTGACGAAGACCAGGCCGCCAAAGCCACCGCCGCACATATCAACAACAGCTTTCACAACATCCTGGGCGTCATCGCGGCGGATGCCGGCATACCCGGCACACCGCGCTGA
- a CDS encoding mycobacterial-type methylenetetrahydrofolate reductase, whose amino-acid sequence MSMNTVALELVPPNVEGGHEKAAEELHKLRQFSAEFGIDERIDHVMIPSMIAEDSDRPLEMKPKLDVVDYWSIIRAELPAMRGLCTQVTSFSDETSLRGRLTDLTGAGMDGVIFVGVPRTMADGDGAGIPPTDALSKFDDIVTNRGVILIPTRAEEQGRFSFKCDKGATFAMTQLLYSDAVVGFLQEFARASDHRPEVLLSFGFVPKLESKVGLIDWLIQDPGNEAVAREQDFVKRLAACEPEARRPQLVDLYKRVIDGVADLGFPLSVHFEAPYGLARPAFETFAEMLGYWSPARGTD is encoded by the coding sequence GTGTCCATGAATACCGTTGCGTTGGAGCTGGTGCCTCCCAACGTCGAGGGCGGCCACGAGAAGGCGGCGGAAGAGCTGCACAAGCTGCGCCAGTTCTCCGCGGAATTCGGTATTGATGAGCGCATCGATCACGTGATGATTCCCTCGATGATTGCTGAGGACAGCGATCGGCCGCTGGAGATGAAGCCGAAACTGGATGTTGTCGACTATTGGTCGATCATCCGTGCGGAACTGCCCGCGATGCGCGGGCTGTGCACACAAGTCACGTCGTTCTCGGATGAGACATCGCTGCGCGGCCGGCTGACGGATCTGACCGGTGCCGGCATGGACGGCGTGATCTTCGTCGGTGTGCCGCGCACCATGGCCGATGGTGACGGCGCCGGCATCCCGCCGACCGATGCGCTCTCTAAGTTCGACGACATCGTCACGAACAGGGGAGTGATCCTTATCCCCACTCGGGCCGAGGAGCAGGGGCGTTTTTCGTTCAAGTGTGACAAGGGCGCGACCTTCGCCATGACGCAGCTGCTGTATTCGGATGCGGTGGTGGGCTTTTTGCAAGAGTTCGCGCGCGCGAGCGATCACCGGCCGGAGGTTCTACTCTCCTTTGGCTTCGTTCCGAAGCTGGAGTCCAAGGTCGGTCTCATCGATTGGCTGATTCAGGATCCCGGTAACGAAGCAGTCGCCCGTGAGCAGGATTTCGTCAAGAGATTGGCGGCCTGCGAGCCCGAGGCCAGGCGGCCGCAGCTCGTCGACCTCTATAAGCGGGTCATCGATGGCGTCGCCGATCTGGGCTTCCCGCTGAGCGTGCATTTCGAGGCACCGTATGGCCTTGCCAGGCCTGCTTTCGAGACTTTCGCGGAGATGCTCGGGTACTGGTCGCCCGCACGCGGGACGGATTGA
- the metE gene encoding 5-methyltetrahydropteroyltriglutamate--homocysteine S-methyltransferase gives MTTQPLKATTLGSARIGPRRELKRATESYWAGRTSREELETVAAGLRRDNWTALAAAGLDSVPVNTFSYYDQVLDTAVLLGALPPRVSGIADDLDRYFAAARGNADVTPLEMTKWFDTNYHYLVPEIGPDTTFELNPAKLFGELKEAQALDIPARPVVVGPITFLALSKSVDGAGAPIERLDEVVALYEQLLVQLAEAGVGWVQIDEPVLVTDILPNGPELAERVYGRLGTVADRPAILVASYFGELGAALPALARTPIEAIAVDLVYGSASAVASVPELAGKTLVAGVVDGRNIWRTNLQSALSTLASLLGSVESVAVSTSCSTLHVPYSLEPETELDDQLRSWLAFADEKVKEVVVLARALSEGREAVADEIAASNAAVESRKTDPRLNNGQIRTRLDSILAAGVSRGDAAERRRSQDERLNLPELPTTTIGSFPQTVEIRKARQALTKGEIDDAEYVRQMRAEVADVIALQEKLGLDVLVHGEPERNDMVQYFAEQLDGFFATQNGWVQSYGSRCVRPPILYGDVARQQPMTVEWATYAQSLTQKHVKGMLTGPVTILAWSFVRDDQPLGDTANQIALAIRDETVDLQDAGIAIIQVDEPALRELLPLRDSEKQAYLDWAVGAFRLSTSGVSDATQIHTHLCYSEFGEVIGAIADLDADVTSIEAARSHMEVLDDLNAIGFSNSVGPGVYDIHSPRVPSTEEMATSLREALKAVPAQRLWVNPDCGLKTRKVDEVTSSLSNLVAAAAAVRAGA, from the coding sequence ATGACCACTCAACCATTGAAGGCAACCACGCTCGGTTCGGCGCGCATCGGCCCGCGCCGTGAGCTCAAACGGGCTACCGAAAGCTACTGGGCCGGCCGTACCAGCCGCGAGGAACTGGAGACTGTCGCCGCCGGGCTTCGGCGCGACAACTGGACCGCTCTGGCGGCCGCCGGACTCGACTCGGTCCCGGTGAACACCTTCTCCTACTACGACCAGGTGCTGGACACCGCAGTGCTGTTGGGCGCGCTCCCGCCCCGTGTCTCGGGCATCGCTGATGACCTCGATCGGTACTTCGCCGCCGCACGCGGCAACGCCGACGTGACGCCGCTGGAGATGACCAAGTGGTTCGACACCAACTACCACTACCTGGTGCCGGAGATCGGGCCGGACACCACGTTCGAGCTCAACCCGGCGAAGCTGTTCGGTGAACTGAAAGAGGCTCAGGCGCTGGATATTCCGGCACGACCGGTCGTCGTCGGACCGATCACCTTCCTCGCGCTGAGCAAGTCGGTCGACGGCGCCGGTGCGCCTATCGAGCGGCTCGACGAGGTGGTGGCACTGTACGAGCAGCTGCTGGTGCAGCTCGCCGAAGCCGGCGTCGGCTGGGTCCAGATTGATGAGCCGGTGCTCGTCACCGACATCCTGCCCAACGGTCCGGAATTGGCCGAGCGGGTGTACGGCCGTCTGGGCACGGTCGCCGACCGCCCCGCCATCTTGGTCGCCAGCTATTTCGGTGAGCTGGGCGCCGCGCTGCCCGCGTTGGCGCGTACCCCGATTGAGGCGATTGCCGTGGATCTGGTCTACGGGTCAGCCTCCGCTGTGGCATCGGTGCCGGAACTGGCCGGTAAGACCCTGGTCGCAGGCGTTGTCGATGGCCGCAACATCTGGCGCACCAACCTGCAGTCGGCGTTGAGCACGCTTGCCTCGCTGCTGGGAAGTGTGGAGTCGGTGGCTGTCTCCACGTCCTGCTCGACATTGCATGTGCCGTACTCGCTGGAGCCGGAAACCGAGCTCGACGACCAGCTGCGCAGCTGGCTGGCTTTCGCCGACGAGAAGGTCAAGGAAGTCGTCGTATTGGCGCGGGCGCTGAGCGAAGGCCGCGAGGCGGTAGCCGATGAGATCGCCGCGTCGAACGCGGCCGTCGAGTCACGCAAGACCGACCCGCGTCTGAACAATGGCCAGATTCGTACCCGGTTGGATTCGATTCTGGCGGCGGGTGTTTCGCGTGGTGATGCTGCCGAACGCCGTCGCAGCCAGGACGAGCGGCTGAACCTGCCCGAGCTACCCACGACAACCATCGGATCGTTCCCGCAGACCGTCGAGATCCGTAAGGCTCGTCAGGCCTTGACCAAGGGTGAGATCGACGACGCGGAGTACGTGCGGCAGATGCGTGCCGAGGTGGCCGATGTCATTGCGCTGCAAGAGAAGCTGGGACTGGACGTGCTGGTGCACGGTGAGCCCGAGCGCAACGACATGGTGCAGTACTTCGCCGAGCAGCTGGATGGCTTCTTCGCCACCCAGAACGGCTGGGTGCAGTCCTACGGCAGCCGCTGCGTGCGTCCGCCGATCCTGTACGGCGATGTGGCGCGCCAGCAGCCGATGACCGTCGAGTGGGCCACCTACGCCCAGTCGCTGACCCAGAAGCACGTCAAGGGCATGCTGACCGGACCGGTGACGATTCTTGCCTGGTCGTTCGTGCGGGATGATCAGCCGTTGGGCGACACCGCAAATCAGATCGCCCTGGCGATCAGGGACGAGACGGTGGACTTGCAGGACGCCGGCATCGCCATCATCCAGGTGGACGAGCCCGCACTGCGCGAGTTGTTGCCGCTGCGTGATTCCGAGAAGCAGGCATACCTGGATTGGGCCGTCGGCGCGTTCCGGCTGTCTACCTCCGGCGTATCGGATGCGACGCAGATCCACACGCACCTGTGCTACTCGGAATTCGGTGAAGTAATCGGTGCGATCGCCGATCTGGACGCCGATGTCACTTCTATCGAGGCGGCGCGTTCGCATATGGAGGTGCTCGATGATCTCAACGCGATCGGGTTCTCCAACAGCGTGGGCCCGGGTGTCTATGACATTCATTCGCCTCGCGTGCCATCGACCGAAGAGATGGCGACATCTCTGCGTGAAGCACTGAAGGCCGTTCCCGCTCAGCGTCTTTGGGTCAATCCGGACTGTGGCCTGAAGACCCGGAAGGTCGATGAGGTCACCTCATCGCTGTCCAACCTGGTCGCCGCGGCCGCTGCGGTACGTGCGGGCGCCTAG